TTCAAGAGGGGCTTTATGCTCTCCTCGCTTCTAGGTGCTTGCCTTATTTTCCTTATCATTGAAACAATAGCAATATCAAACCACTTCACAGCTGAGGAAGGACACTGACACCCTCCAGCAAGAAATTGCTACAGAGAAGACAAATTTGATGCTGATCAGCTCCCATGCATTGTGATTAAAGAGTCTTAAGGCAGTGAAGCCTGCTGGTTGTCATGGCATTCATATGCATTTGCATTGCTCTGACCACAGCATTAGGACCCGCATTCCACAGGGGTTACTGGGGCTGTGCCCTCCAGGGATTGTTGGGGTTATCCTACCATTCCGTTCCTGCCCTGTTGATCTCTTCCCACCAGCACTCTGTCGGCTCACCGAGGCTCTGGGATGCTGGCATGCAGGCATAGTTCCAAAGTCTGTCAGAGCCTTCCTTCTTGCTGAAGACGCTTCTGACGGCCACAATCACTTGCCCATGTGGGCACTGAAAGTTGAAACCTTGCCGGTACACATTGACCCATTCATCATTATCTCCATAATTATAGGGACCATAGTAATAGTCACTGTACTGGCCCCATGCCACAGTCACCAGAGGCAGGaacacacagagaaggaaaatgtccATCCTGAAGATGTTCCTGGCTTAGAAGTGCCCCTCTGGTTTGTTGGGCTGGCCCTTTTATATTGCCTCTAACATTTGGCTTCCAGATGTTATGTTTTCAGATCCAAGTGCAGTGTGTCATTGCTTAGCAAACCTTCTCTGAGCTACAGAGACGTCCAATTACTTTTAAGGTGGAATTCTACAAGTACAGTAAGACTGCAGTCGCGAAGAGCAGGGTCGTCCCACCACTGCAAACCATCTGTGATCCTTCACTGCAGAGCTACTGTGCACAGCAAACCACATGTCATAGTGCAACTGTCACAGACATCCCACTTTCATCCTCAAGACAGTGGTTAAGTTTGGAAAACtactttatttgaaattaaagctCTATTTCAAGTTGCCATTTTCCATCATTAGTAACATACAATCAAATGTGATCCTCTGTATGTGGGTCGCCATCCTCTTTTTCCTAAATGTGTGTATCATGATTCTGCCAGTGCCTAGAAAGAAGGGAATTGGGCAAGGTGAGGGAATTCACTGCTCCTGTTGAAAAAACTTCCTTAGAAATTTTGAGTTGGTTTGGTTGGAGAAAAGGTGGAGCCCAAATGACTGAGACTCTGTCTTGGCATGGAAACAGCCATGAGAAGTAGGGCATTGGCTTCCTCCAAGCAGAACTGATTTTGCTATGACTGTGTGTGAGCTCTGTGAAACTGTGGACATAGCAGATGTTTTAATTTGAGGATAAAGCACATAAGCAAGTTACAATGAGAAAAGCTTCATGCATGACCAGAGCCTACTGAAATCTTTGAGTGAGGGCCTTGAAGCCACCTTGATTTTATCATGGGCTAGGGACAcaaggctgctgctgaggaacTGCTGTGTTGCAAATTCAAAACCTACTTGCCACTTGGAAAGTGTTTATATGCAGCATCTTTATGAGGAACCCACTCTTTTCAGGAAAGTCTGGAATGGTGTGCTTTACTTAACTGTGTACTTGACCCATAGAAAACTCTGGGACTTGAGCATGTTTTAATAAGTAAGACAATCCAAAGTCAATCTAACATAATCTACATATATCTATGTTGCCTCTGCTGTGTTACTAATAAAATGTAAGACCCTTGGAACAGTTCCAGATTCAGTTTCTGTCTCTTTTAGAGAAATCCAAAGACTGTTTCTTGCTGCAAGCTTCTTCTCAAATCTTTCTATTACCTCTCTCCCACATTTGGAccatgcacagaaaaaaaggaaaagaaaaaaaaggaaaaaaaaaatgtttatgagCTTTTATTCTGTTGCTGGTACTGACAGAAAGACCTGTGATAATAAGTGGACTTGTTCCTCTCTAGAGATCTCCAAACTCATCCTGCCTGGTCATTTTTTTGCAGGACCATAAGCATCCCAGGATGCAGGTGCATTTACTAACAAACCTCAGGTCTCAAAACTGCCACATCAGCCAGATGCTTTTGTGCCTTTAGCTAATAGCTTTTCTTGtagcagagagcagagccttGTTCAACAGAACTGTAGGTGGTGGTTGGCTCTTTTCCTGAACAGTGCAGCAACATCTCAGTTTTCTGTGCTCACAGCCAGTGCAGATCCACATGCACCACACATGGTGAGAGCTGCTGGTGTGGCTCAGTGCCtcacctccagctgcagcagccccagatGCCTGGGGAAGGAGACTATGGAGACAGCAGAGAAGAGCCCTTTCCTTGGAGCTACCCTCCTCTAGATCCTAGGTACCAGTGGAGGACATGGGTACCCAATGTCTTAAGAGAGTGGaaatttaagattaaaaaaccCCCATAGTTATCTGATGAGCACCAGAGTGCATGAGCTGCACAATCTCACATGAGTTTTTCAGATAACTCAatagtgtatttttttctctgtcacttCCTTAAACACACAGTCACATCAGGGAGTACTGAACACTGCTGTATATGCCTAAGAGGCATTCTGGAAGAAGTTTTAGCAGGAAGAACCACATTCCCATATACATATGATCCTCACCTCACATAACCCTTTATAAGCACCATTCCTTGTAACAAAGTTCTTACATaactgtcttggtttggaaagacaggtgtctgctaaggaaggcaggagcctcccctgaaatggaaaaaaaatgtagacgCCCTctctctgaattgttataaatttgaaatcaAGGGGGCCTCTCAGgtaaaaatatgggagcaggaataacaattctttattagggaagaaaataaagagataaaataaacaatgcagtaaaccaaaacaacactgacagagtcagaatacaacctgacaccctgttggtcagggtgtcGGCAGCAGTCCAATTGGGAATTGTagctgcagtcctcctggagtgccaggtgtggttctgttggagcagtgatcctgtagagaagggtgtagtcttcctctgaagaggcagtggaagaggcagctgttcctctgggaaatccagtggAGAAGTGACGCTATTGAGCAGGATGAgaacaaagaactccagatcagaaggcaaagaaaatgagctctgatttatttcaaatgtaccgctctatatatagagaacatcgagaagactaatttcattggtcgTAGAGTAAAAACAagtcacaccattggtgtgcagtgaatgacgcacagtggcagaacatatccataaacaatgtgaataacaagatagattagagaattatttacattctttcccaactgtttcccaggctctcgcctggttagaaaacctttctctttctctctgactgagctgagaatatccacagagAAGCTATGCTGGTGTTTCAGAAAAtcaagattatatccaggtatAAATGCTTGGCTtctccctctgggcggagcatctcacaataGGATGCTGTAACTTTtgtcagtcatgcagtgacattcaataagccattaacagcagatgtctccatggagggaggattggtttgtggaagagataaagaaaactgtccaattaagacaagataactgccacacctctaacagatggcaattgaatacatcttgccttgcaatctaggacaaTAATCCACAATATTACAGgcaagagggaaggagaaggtggaaggAAGGCTCTGTGGAGAGTAGGCAGTCTTTGCCTACCCTTGACATGTGTGTGAAGCTTTGAGGTGTCTGTTTTCACTTCTAACATACAGTCTACCCTGCTTGACTCCAATTAGTGGATAGAGTGGCACTTCCATGCTGCACTGTGATAAAGAAGTGGCTTGGCTGCTATGCAGGGAAGACAGTGAACACAGCAGATGTGGAACAACAACTCCTTGTAGCAGTTGTGGCAGTTTAGACATGTCCTAACCAGCTTTATTCTGCTCTGGCCATTGAATCAAACACAACAGTTCAAAAGCCAGTGCTTTTGAGCTGCAAACTAATCTGCAGCTTGGTGTCTTTAGTTGTGTTCTGCTACAGTTTGCACTGCAAGAAAACcctgatatttaaaaatcagtccCTCTCTGAAATTACCTACCCTTTAATTTGACTTTAGAAACATCAGCTGCACGCCTTGCATATCCaattttggaaaagcagaaagtgtCAATGACGTAGTAAATATGAGGTGCTGAGATAATTCTTTCATTATTAGTTCCTTGCTGTGGAATCTATATTGTATGGTTTGTATTGTATGGAAAACCCAAACTGTATTCCTTATCAGCTTTAAGAAATGTTGCATTTAAtccacataaaaaaattaatttctgtcctGCCCAGTGATGACAGATAAAAGTGATTATTCTTGATactctgcctccctcccctAACTTCGGAGTTAGCACAACTTTTAACACAGTTTAGACTAAAGAGGAATCTTCTTTCCAACTTGaattattctgtgtttctctccTCCTGAAGGTACTAGATGCACCATTATTTAGTGATACAGATATTATTAGTGCTTTGGAGCCATCAGAAGAAATGCTGCAGTATTCTCTTGCCATGCCATGATACAGGCATGAAATGCAGAAA
This sequence is a window from Vidua chalybeata isolate OUT-0048 chromosome 2, bVidCha1 merged haplotype, whole genome shotgun sequence. Protein-coding genes within it:
- the DPT gene encoding dermatopontin yields the protein MDIFLLCVFLPLVTVAWGQYSDYYYGPYNYGDNDEWVNVYRQGFNFQCPHGQVIVAVRSVFSKKEGSDRLWNYACMPASQSLGEPTECWWEEINRAGTEWYQTCSNNGLVAGFQSQYFPSVLDREWQFYCCRYSRRCPYSCWLTTEYPGHYREDMDMMMYTYDYYIRGATTTFSAVHRDRQWKFIVCRMTDYDCPFQNV